The Aurantiacibacter arachoides genome window below encodes:
- a CDS encoding peptidyl-prolyl cis-trans isomerase, whose product MISFFRRFFQSKIGLGLTLLFLVLMGFAFASSDVSNSAMFGGVAGGDRVAVVGDRTISTADLTSNVNSSMQQARQDNPTLSMEGFIAQGGLTDVIQSMISRAAIAEFGDMIGLRVGSALVDSEIRSTPALQNAAGEFDVNAFRASLQQRGLSESAVRDDLALSLMARQLLLPIAYEARMPERVARTYAQLLNETRVGRAAVFPASAFAPAGEPTPAQLQDYYDSNRAQYIRPERRTIRYATFSAENLNDIPPVTDAQVAARYRADAALYRERQQRSFTQLVVPTEAAAQAVIAEVRGGTTLEASAQSKGLAVTQVEDVEQQAFAATASQAVAQAAFAGNDGALVGPVRGSLGWYVLRVDGVTRIAARPLAQAQSEIREKLDTERRTQALGELTEELEEQFARGRTLDEAARDLGIEIQTTRPLLASGQVYGAQEQAPAELGRVLNFAFEVPEGQANLDEAGNGEVFLIYDVATITRSATAPLAEIRDTVIQQWRRDRGMAAAGQAAGRVMQRVEGGASLADAVAQETASLPATQALRISRRQLQELGQVTRATILFFSMAEGTVERVAVQEQNQWFVVALEDIEVPQLAANDQLVEATRTQLSQSLGNEYVEQFVAAVENAVDVERNDAGIDAVRQSLLGANNPALN is encoded by the coding sequence ATGATCAGTTTCTTTCGCAGATTCTTCCAGTCCAAGATCGGCCTGGGCCTGACGCTCCTCTTCCTCGTGCTGATGGGCTTTGCCTTTGCCAGTTCGGACGTATCGAACAGCGCGATGTTCGGCGGCGTGGCCGGTGGGGATCGCGTGGCGGTGGTGGGCGACCGGACCATTTCCACCGCAGACCTGACCAGCAACGTGAATTCCTCCATGCAGCAGGCGCGGCAGGACAATCCCACGCTGTCGATGGAAGGCTTCATCGCGCAGGGCGGGCTTACCGACGTTATCCAGTCGATGATCAGCCGCGCGGCGATTGCGGAATTCGGCGACATGATCGGCCTGCGCGTGGGATCAGCTCTGGTGGACAGCGAGATCCGGTCAACGCCAGCCTTGCAGAACGCGGCGGGCGAATTCGACGTGAACGCCTTTCGCGCCTCGCTGCAACAGCGCGGCCTTTCCGAAAGCGCAGTGCGGGACGACCTGGCCCTCAGCCTGATGGCGCGTCAGCTGCTGCTGCCCATCGCATACGAAGCGCGCATGCCGGAACGGGTTGCGCGCACCTACGCCCAGCTTCTGAACGAAACGCGCGTGGGCCGCGCCGCGGTGTTTCCCGCCAGCGCCTTTGCCCCCGCGGGCGAGCCAACCCCCGCGCAGCTGCAGGACTATTACGACAGCAACCGGGCGCAATATATCCGGCCCGAGCGGCGCACGATCCGTTACGCCACCTTCTCCGCCGAGAATCTGAACGACATTCCGCCTGTCACCGATGCGCAGGTCGCCGCCCGCTACCGGGCCGACGCCGCGCTCTATCGCGAACGCCAGCAGCGCAGCTTCACCCAGCTGGTGGTGCCGACCGAGGCGGCGGCGCAGGCCGTCATCGCCGAGGTGCGCGGCGGCACTACGCTGGAGGCATCGGCCCAGTCCAAGGGGCTGGCGGTGACGCAGGTCGAGGATGTCGAACAGCAAGCCTTTGCCGCCACTGCCTCGCAGGCCGTGGCGCAGGCGGCCTTCGCCGGTAACGATGGCGCGCTGGTCGGCCCCGTGCGCGGCAGCCTTGGCTGGTACGTGCTGCGCGTCGACGGCGTGACGCGGATCGCCGCCCGCCCCCTCGCCCAGGCGCAGAGCGAAATTCGCGAGAAGCTGGACACAGAACGCCGGACCCAGGCGCTGGGTGAGCTGACCGAGGAGCTGGAGGAACAGTTCGCCCGTGGTCGCACGCTGGACGAGGCGGCACGCGATCTCGGCATCGAAATCCAGACCACGCGCCCGCTGCTTGCCAGCGGACAAGTCTACGGCGCGCAGGAACAGGCCCCGGCCGAACTGGGCCGCGTGCTCAATTTCGCTTTCGAGGTGCCTGAAGGGCAGGCCAATCTGGACGAGGCGGGGAACGGAGAGGTGTTTCTGATCTACGACGTGGCCACCATCACCCGCAGTGCCACCGCTCCGCTTGCGGAAATCCGTGACACGGTGATCCAGCAGTGGCGCCGCGATCGCGGTATGGCCGCTGCCGGCCAGGCAGCGGGCCGCGTGATGCAACGCGTCGAAGGCGGCGCATCGCTCGCCGACGCCGTAGCGCAGGAGACGGCCAGTCTGCCAGCCACGCAGGCGCTGCGCATCTCGCGGCGGCAGTTGCAGGAACTTGGACAGGTCACGCGGGCCACGATCCTGTTCTTCTCGATGGCCGAAGGCACGGTGGAACGGGTCGCCGTGCAGGAACAGAACCAGTGGTTCGTGGTCGCGCTGGAGGACATCGAGGTGCCTCAGCTCGCCGCGAACGACCAGTTGGTCGAGGCCACCCGCACCCAGCTCAGCCAGAGCCTCGGCAACGAATATGTCGAGCAGTTTGTCGCCGCTGTCGAGAACGCGGTGGATGTCGAGCGCAACGATGCGGGCATCGACGCGGTTCGCCAGTCGCTGCTGGGTGCCAACAACCCCGCCCTCAATTGA
- the tpiA gene encoding triose-phosphate isomerase, translated as MITRPYVVGNWKMNGTRSMLAEARAIDRAAERLIKVEVALAPPATLVHACRKEATLIGIGAQDCHPADGGAHTGDISAAMLKDAGAGFIIVGHSERRADHGESDALVKRKAEAALAAGMTVIVCVGETAAERDAGKAQAIVSKQLEGSLPASDSPAEQITVAYEPVWAIGTGNTATPADVGAMHGHIRAELERIYGEGGAQVRILYGGSVKPDNAAELLAVENVGGALVGGASLTAESFLGIIVAAASDPDAE; from the coding sequence ATGATAACTCGTCCATATGTCGTCGGCAACTGGAAGATGAACGGCACCCGTTCCATGCTGGCGGAGGCCCGCGCCATCGACCGTGCGGCAGAACGGCTGATCAAGGTGGAGGTGGCGCTGGCGCCGCCCGCGACCCTGGTTCATGCCTGTCGCAAGGAAGCGACCCTCATCGGGATCGGTGCGCAGGATTGCCACCCGGCCGATGGCGGCGCGCACACCGGCGACATATCCGCTGCAATGCTGAAGGATGCAGGCGCAGGCTTCATCATCGTTGGCCATTCCGAACGCCGCGCCGACCACGGGGAGAGCGATGCGCTGGTCAAGCGCAAGGCCGAAGCCGCGCTGGCCGCCGGCATGACCGTGATCGTATGTGTGGGCGAAACCGCTGCCGAGCGTGACGCCGGCAAGGCCCAGGCCATCGTCAGCAAGCAGCTCGAAGGCTCGCTTCCCGCTAGCGACAGTCCGGCCGAACAGATCACCGTTGCCTACGAACCCGTCTGGGCAATCGGCACCGGCAACACCGCCACCCCCGCCGATGTGGGTGCGATGCACGGGCATATCCGCGCAGAGCTCGAACGCATCTATGGCGAGGGCGGGGCGCAGGTGCGCATCCTCTACGGCGGTTCGGTCAAGCCCGACAACGCCGCGGAACTGCTCGCGGTGGAGAACGTCGGCGGCGCGCTGGTCGGCGGCGCGAGCCTTACGGCCGAAAGCTTCCTCGGCATCATCGTCGCCGCCGCCAGCGATCCCGACGCAGAATAA
- the secG gene encoding preprotein translocase subunit SecG produces the protein MTSLFNFLLVLQGFVAAGLVGLVLMQRSEGGGLGIGGGGSPGGLMSARGAADFLTRATKWFAVVFVVLAIVLASIATNAAGQGDLDDSLDRTTATSDIDGTPADGAAQGDGLFPADTGLDGAPPVETTPAPDGSSQDRADSTGLTEDPLANIGE, from the coding sequence ATGACCTCTCTCTTCAACTTCCTCCTTGTCCTTCAGGGCTTCGTGGCCGCAGGGCTCGTCGGCCTGGTGCTGATGCAGCGGTCGGAGGGCGGCGGTCTGGGGATCGGCGGCGGTGGCAGCCCCGGCGGCCTGATGAGCGCGCGCGGCGCTGCCGACTTCCTCACCCGTGCGACCAAGTGGTTCGCCGTGGTGTTCGTGGTGCTGGCGATCGTTCTCGCCAGCATTGCGACCAATGCGGCCGGGCAGGGCGATCTCGACGATTCGCTCGATCGCACCACGGCTACCAGCGACATCGACGGTACGCCTGCCGATGGCGCTGCGCAGGGTGACGGGCTGTTCCCGGCGGACACCGGCCTCGATGGCGCGCCGCCTGTCGAAACAACCCCGGCGCCCGATGGAAGCTCGCAGGATCGTGCGGACAGCACCGGGCTCACCGAGGATCCGCTTGCCAATATCGGCGAATAA
- a CDS encoding CTP synthase: MARYIFITGGVVSSLGKGLMAASLAALLQARGYKVRIRKFDPYLNVDPGTMSPYQHGEVYVTDDGAETDLDLGHYERFTGVSAHQNDNITSGRVYRDIIAKERRGDYLGATVQVIPHVTDAIKDFALADQGDHDFILCEIGGTVGDIESLPFIEAIRQLRNDLEPQQTLSVHVTLVPFIKAAGELKTKPTQHSVRELASLGIKPDILLCRCEHPLPETERQKIANFCNVRKEAVIQALDASSIYAVPRQYHEEGLDTEVLRSFGMLGTSNLPDMARWDDVLDRYEHYEGEVTIGVVGKYVGLPDAYKSLNEALVHGGMANRAKVRIRWLDAEVFEQDDADIASQLEPLHGILVPGGFGTRGSEGKIAAVRFAREKGVPFLGICLGMQMACIEGARSLGIDTASSTEFGETAEPVVGIITEWMSEEGLQQRSADTDLGGTMRLGAYKAKLAGNSHVSRLYGGVTEISERHRHRYEVNSAYVDRLEAGGLIFSGMSPDGLLPEIIERPDHPWFVGVQFHPELKSRPFDPHPLFSGFIEAALAQSRLV; this comes from the coding sequence ATGGCGCGGTATATTTTCATCACCGGCGGCGTGGTCTCCTCGCTCGGCAAAGGTCTCATGGCAGCATCGCTCGCGGCGCTGTTGCAGGCGCGCGGCTACAAGGTCCGCATCCGCAAGTTCGATCCGTATCTGAACGTCGATCCGGGCACGATGAGCCCGTATCAGCACGGTGAGGTCTACGTGACCGACGACGGGGCGGAGACGGACCTCGACCTCGGCCATTACGAACGCTTCACCGGCGTGTCCGCGCACCAGAACGACAACATCACCTCGGGCCGCGTCTACCGTGACATCATCGCCAAGGAACGCCGCGGCGATTACCTCGGTGCGACGGTGCAGGTCATCCCGCACGTCACCGACGCCATCAAGGACTTCGCGCTGGCCGACCAGGGCGACCACGATTTCATCCTGTGCGAGATCGGCGGCACGGTGGGCGATATCGAGAGCCTGCCGTTCATCGAGGCGATCCGCCAGCTGAGGAACGACCTTGAGCCGCAGCAGACGCTGTCGGTCCACGTCACCCTGGTGCCTTTTATCAAGGCTGCGGGCGAGCTGAAGACCAAGCCGACGCAGCACTCGGTGCGCGAACTTGCCTCGCTCGGCATCAAGCCCGACATCCTGCTGTGTCGCTGCGAGCACCCGCTGCCCGAGACCGAGCGGCAGAAGATCGCCAATTTCTGCAATGTGCGCAAGGAAGCGGTGATCCAGGCGCTTGATGCCAGCAGCATCTACGCCGTGCCGCGCCAGTATCACGAGGAAGGCCTCGACACCGAGGTGCTGCGCTCGTTCGGCATGCTGGGCACGTCCAACCTGCCCGACATGGCGCGGTGGGACGACGTCCTTGATCGCTACGAACATTACGAGGGCGAGGTCACGATTGGCGTGGTGGGCAAGTATGTCGGCCTGCCCGATGCCTACAAGAGCCTCAACGAGGCGCTGGTGCACGGCGGCATGGCCAACCGCGCCAAGGTCAGGATCCGCTGGCTGGATGCCGAGGTGTTCGAGCAGGACGATGCGGACATTGCCAGTCAGCTCGAACCGCTTCACGGCATCCTCGTGCCGGGCGGATTCGGAACGCGCGGCAGCGAGGGCAAGATCGCCGCGGTGCGGTTCGCGCGGGAAAAGGGCGTGCCGTTCCTGGGCATCTGCCTCGGCATGCAGATGGCTTGCATAGAGGGTGCGCGCAGCCTGGGCATCGATACCGCCAGCTCGACCGAGTTCGGAGAGACCGCGGAGCCGGTCGTCGGCATCATCACCGAATGGATGAGCGAGGAAGGGCTGCAGCAACGCTCCGCCGATACCGATCTGGGCGGCACCATGCGGCTTGGCGCCTACAAGGCGAAGCTTGCGGGTAACAGCCACGTCTCGCGCCTGTACGGCGGCGTGACCGAGATTTCCGAACGCCACCGCCACCGCTACGAGGTCAACTCCGCCTATGTCGACAGGCTGGAGGCTGGCGGGCTGATCTTCTCGGGCATGTCGCCTGATGGCCTGCTGCCCGAGATCATCGAGCGGCCCGATCACCCGTGGTTCGTGGGCGTGCAGTTCCATCCCGAACTGAAAAGCCGTCCGTTCGACCCGCATCCCTTGTTTTCGGGATTCATAGAGGCTGCCCTGGCGCAATCGCGCCTCGTCTAG
- a CDS encoding Hsp20 family protein — MNRFDLTPYRRSTVGFDRIFDLLENNTRSAGGGDNYPPFNIERRSEDAYRITLAVAGFAPRDLDITAQQNLLTVQGRKRDEEADGEMLHLGIANRGFERRFELADYVRVENADLKDGLLVIDLVREVPEAMKPKKIAIGGHTLNVVSDEKDVGQAAA; from the coding sequence ATGAATCGTTTCGATCTTACCCCCTATCGCCGTTCGACCGTCGGTTTCGACCGCATCTTCGACCTGCTCGAGAACAACACGCGCAGCGCGGGCGGCGGGGACAATTACCCCCCCTTCAATATCGAGCGCCGGAGCGAGGATGCCTATCGCATCACGCTGGCCGTTGCCGGGTTCGCCCCGCGCGATCTTGACATCACCGCGCAGCAGAACCTGCTGACGGTGCAGGGTCGCAAGCGCGATGAAGAGGCAGATGGCGAAATGCTGCATCTCGGCATCGCCAACCGTGGATTCGAGCGGCGTTTCGAACTGGCCGATTACGTCCGTGTGGAGAACGCCGACCTCAAGGACGGCCTGCTGGTAATCGACCTCGTGCGCGAAGTGCCCGAGGCGATGAAGCCCAAGAAGATCGCCATCGGCGGCCATACGCTGAACGTGGTCTCGGATGAAAAGGATGTCGGCCAGGCCGCCGCCTGA
- the grxC gene encoding glutaredoxin 3, whose amino-acid sequence MSTPKVEIYTKAFCGFCHRAKRLLDEKGVDYIEHDISMGGPKREEMLQRRPNARTVPQIFIDDKAIGGSDDLAGLERDGKLDALLGL is encoded by the coding sequence GTGAGCACACCCAAGGTCGAGATCTATACCAAGGCGTTCTGCGGCTTCTGCCACCGCGCCAAGCGCCTGCTCGACGAGAAGGGCGTGGACTACATCGAGCATGACATTTCGATGGGCGGGCCCAAGCGGGAGGAGATGCTGCAACGCCGGCCCAACGCGCGCACGGTGCCGCAGATCTTCATTGACGATAAGGCCATCGGCGGATCGGACGATCTCGCCGGGCTGGAACGCGATGGCAAGCTGGACGCGCTGCTCGGCCTCTGA
- a CDS encoding nitrilase-related carbon-nitrogen hydrolase produces MTRIALLQMTSGIDPLANAQAIASAAERAAGEGAAMLFTPEMALLLDRDRTRAADHVLPEGDNPAVAVVAKAASRHDLWITLGLPAMREDGRWVNRTLVFDKTGDVAARYDKIHMFDVALASGESWRESAAYAPGNDVVTAEATPVGRLGLTTCYDIRFPALFEELGRKSCDAIAIPAAFTVPTGTAHWHLLQRARAVEASAFVIAAAQVGHHADGRTTYGHSLVVDPWGEVLLDMGADNAGLGLCDVDLDRIAETRAQLPSLANRRVIPRSDVS; encoded by the coding sequence ATGACCCGTATCGCCCTCTTGCAGATGACCTCGGGCATCGACCCGCTGGCCAACGCGCAAGCCATCGCCAGCGCGGCTGAACGTGCCGCGGGTGAGGGCGCGGCGATGCTCTTTACGCCAGAGATGGCCCTGCTGCTCGATCGCGATCGCACGCGGGCGGCGGATCATGTCCTGCCCGAGGGCGATAATCCGGCGGTTGCCGTGGTGGCAAAGGCGGCGTCTCGCCACGACTTGTGGATCACCCTCGGGCTGCCTGCAATGCGAGAGGACGGGCGCTGGGTCAATCGCACCCTGGTGTTCGATAAAACGGGCGACGTCGCGGCGCGGTACGACAAGATCCACATGTTCGATGTGGCACTTGCCAGCGGCGAAAGCTGGCGGGAATCCGCCGCCTATGCGCCTGGAAACGACGTCGTCACGGCAGAGGCAACGCCGGTCGGCCGGCTCGGCCTCACAACCTGCTACGACATTCGTTTTCCTGCCTTGTTCGAAGAACTTGGCAGGAAAAGCTGCGATGCGATCGCCATACCCGCCGCCTTTACCGTGCCCACGGGCACCGCCCACTGGCATCTGCTGCAACGCGCCCGCGCGGTAGAGGCAAGTGCCTTCGTGATCGCCGCTGCGCAGGTTGGCCACCATGCCGACGGGCGAACGACCTACGGCCACTCGCTGGTGGTTGACCCCTGGGGCGAGGTGCTGCTGGACATGGGGGCTGACAACGCGGGGCTTGGCCTGTGCGACGTCGATCTCGATCGCATCGCGGAGACTCGCGCACAACTGCCCAGCCTTGCGAACAGGCGCGTCATCCCCAGATCGGACGTGTCATGA
- a CDS encoding DUF1178 family protein, producing the protein MIVYDLCCAHDHRFEGWFGSSADFDSQKARGLLACPTCGSERIGKAPMAPAVGRKGNRQEVRAPDVHKPAATVSDTSIANVPIPPQVAQAMAKLAEAQATALKNSTWVGKEFAEQSRAMHYGERDHAAIHGQASSEDTRALLEEGVPVAPLPFPVAPPKDLN; encoded by the coding sequence ATGATCGTTTACGACCTCTGCTGCGCGCACGACCACCGGTTCGAAGGCTGGTTCGGCTCCTCTGCCGATTTCGATTCACAGAAGGCGCGTGGGCTTCTTGCCTGCCCCACCTGTGGTAGCGAACGGATCGGGAAAGCCCCCATGGCCCCGGCAGTGGGGCGCAAGGGCAACCGGCAGGAGGTGCGAGCCCCGGACGTCCATAAACCTGCCGCTACGGTCAGCGACACGTCGATAGCCAATGTTCCGATCCCGCCGCAGGTGGCGCAAGCCATGGCGAAACTCGCCGAGGCGCAAGCCACTGCCTTGAAGAACAGCACCTGGGTCGGCAAGGAATTCGCCGAGCAGTCGCGGGCGATGCATTACGGTGAGCGTGACCATGCGGCAATTCACGGGCAGGCCAGTTCAGAGGACACTCGGGCATTGCTGGAGGAAGGCGTGCCGGTCGCTCCCCTGCCGTTCCCGGTTGCTCCGCCCAAGGACCTGAACTGA